In Fibrobacter sp. UWB15, the following proteins share a genomic window:
- a CDS encoding FISUMP domain-containing protein produces MKNTFSRKFTVCALAGVLGSAFIGCGDDGSSSPSAKGLPAEVADKAELETYECSMDVIGEKVYVTELEENYECDGEKWFKSYDQTKPSSTESSSGKNPDGSSDSKTADRDGSSSSGVNKFLQNLDSSKSVWDYLNPDIDYGEFTDKRDGKIYKTVVIGGHVWMAENLNYAYKEPTETLDSLSLCYENNPVNCTYFGRLYLWSAAMDSAGVASGIASQCSEGVECAASFPIQGVCPESWHLPRYNEWESMLNYVDYSVSGIKLKTIGGWDTSNDSHPLTNENSFGFSILPGGMNYHKKYQSVGTGAYFWTSTGRHIHVMSSDSSMGSSLLDRGAYMSVRCVMDSADGWSWNVPKKDRLNPKLTYGTMTDSRDNQTYKTIEIGNQVWMAENLNFDDESGKSFCYDDNPDYCAVTGRLYTWAAAIDSSTLANDESNPQICGIGHICDRLTQENLDKKAIQGICPSGWHLPSSTEWRTLITEAGGENLAARTLKSSSGWNTDSYGYGDGTDEKGFSALPAGDRNRKAEFTDAGSSTVFWSSSEGEWNDYYNYAACFGFHAGNKVTSVYDFKNIARSVRCIKDSE; encoded by the coding sequence ATGAAAAACACGTTCTCTAGAAAGTTTACGGTCTGTGCCCTTGCGGGGGTGCTTGGTTCTGCGTTTATCGGCTGCGGGGACGACGGGTCGTCTTCGCCGAGCGCAAAGGGACTCCCTGCCGAAGTGGCTGACAAGGCGGAACTCGAAACCTACGAGTGCAGCATGGATGTCATCGGCGAGAAGGTCTATGTGACCGAACTCGAAGAGAACTACGAATGCGACGGCGAGAAGTGGTTTAAGTCCTACGACCAGACAAAGCCGAGTTCGACAGAGTCATCGAGCGGCAAGAATCCCGACGGCTCCAGCGACTCCAAGACTGCTGATAGGGATGGTTCGTCGAGTAGCGGAGTCAATAAATTTCTTCAGAATTTAGATTCTTCAAAATCGGTTTGGGATTACTTGAATCCTGATATTGATTATGGTGAATTTACCGATAAACGAGATGGTAAAATCTACAAGACCGTTGTAATTGGTGGACATGTTTGGATGGCTGAAAATTTGAATTACGCATATAAAGAGCCGACAGAAACTTTGGATTCTTTGAGCCTTTGCTATGAAAATAATCCTGTAAATTGTACATATTTCGGACGCCTGTATTTATGGTCTGCTGCTATGGATAGTGCTGGAGTTGCATCTGGAATAGCTAGTCAATGTAGTGAAGGCGTTGAATGTGCTGCGTCTTTTCCAATTCAAGGAGTTTGCCCCGAAAGCTGGCATTTACCTCGCTACAATGAATGGGAAAGTATGCTGAATTATGTTGATTACAGTGTGTCTGGAATTAAGCTCAAAACAATCGGTGGTTGGGATACCAGTAATGATAGCCATCCACTTACCAATGAGAATTCTTTTGGTTTTTCCATTTTGCCTGGTGGCATGAATTATCATAAAAAATATCAAAGTGTAGGAACAGGTGCTTATTTTTGGACTTCAACAGGTAGGCATATACATGTTATGAGCTCGGATTCTAGTATGGGAAGCTCTCTTCTTGATCGCGGTGCTTATATGTCTGTCCGTTGTGTCATGGATAGTGCTGATGGCTGGAGCTGGAATGTTCCCAAAAAGGATCGGTTGAATCCAAAGCTTACTTATGGAACAATGACAGATTCCCGAGATAATCAAACCTATAAAACTATTGAAATAGGAAATCAAGTCTGGATGGCGGAGAATCTAAACTTTGATGATGAATCGGGAAAAAGCTTCTGCTATGATGATAATCCCGATTATTGCGCTGTGACGGGCCGCCTTTACACATGGGCTGCAGCTATAGATTCTTCTACATTAGCAAATGATGAGAGTAATCCACAAATTTGCGGTATCGGGCATATATGCGACAGACTTACTCAGGAAAATCTTGATAAAAAAGCTATTCAAGGAATCTGTCCAAGTGGTTGGCATCTACCAAGCAGTACAGAATGGCGTACTCTCATTACAGAAGCAGGTGGCGAAAATTTGGCGGCACGAACATTAAAATCTAGTTCTGGTTGGAATACTGATTCCTATGGTTATGGTGATGGAACTGACGAAAAAGGTTTTTCCGCTTTACCTGCAGGAGATAGAAACAGAAAAGCGGAATTTACTGATGCTGGAAGTAGCACTGTTTTTTGGTCATCTTCTGAAGGAGAATGGAACGATTACTACAATTATGCGGCTTGTTTTGGTTTTCATGCAGGCAATAAAGTGACATCTGTTTATGATTTCAAAAATATCGCCCGATCAGTTCGTTGCATCAAGGACTCCGAGTAA